AATTCTGCACCAATAATTAATATTCGTTTAGCTGTACCACTACGAATAAATTGATCTGCTACAGTTAAGCTATAAATAAAGCCAGAACAAGCAGCAACTAAATCAAAAGCAGCAGCACGTTTTGCTCCAAGTTGTGTTTGAATTAAACAAGCTGTTGAAGGCAATGCCATATCTGGGCAAACAGTAGCACAAATAATTAAATCTAGTTCGCTTGGCTTTACACCAGCCGTTTCTAATGCTTGACGAGCAGCAGCAACGGCAAAAGTAGAAGTGTATTCATCAGGACGAGCAACATGACGCTCTCTAATACCGGTACGAGTCATTATCCAATCATCAGTTGTTTCTACCAACTTTTCTAAATCTTCATTGGTAAGAATTTTTTCTGGTAGAGCATGCCCAGTACCAGCAATGCTGGCTCTTAATAGATTACCCATTTTATTAAACCTTTGAAATTACTTACTCTTCGGTTTCAAATACTTGAGTTTCACCATAATAGCCACATTTAGAGCAAACACGGTGAGTTTCTTTTGGAGCTTTACAATGAGGACAAGCCATTAAAAGTGGGGCTGTAATACCATCATGTGCGCGGCGTTTACCTCGGCGTGCTTTAGAATGTCGTCTCTTTGGATTTGGCATAATTTTTTCTCCTTAATTTATTAAGTTTTATT
The window above is part of the Blastocatellia bacterium genome. Proteins encoded here:
- the rpmF gene encoding 50S ribosomal protein L32, which encodes MPNPKRRHSKARRGKRRAHDGITAPLLMACPHCKAPKETHRVCSKCGYYGETQVFETEE